One part of the Spiribacter salinus M19-40 genome encodes these proteins:
- the tatB gene encoding Sec-independent protein translocase protein TatB, with protein sequence MFDVSFWELLIIGAIALVVVGPERLPRLMRTLGLWVGRARASFQSVRDEVEREVNAEGLRETRAALNRQAKETEQQINEAVDVDAKTQKSSTEKAADGDAPASDQENRP encoded by the coding sequence ATGTTCGACGTCAGTTTCTGGGAGCTGCTGATCATCGGCGCCATTGCGTTGGTGGTGGTTGGCCCGGAGCGGTTACCCCGCTTGATGCGCACGCTCGGCCTCTGGGTCGGCCGGGCCCGCGCGTCGTTTCAGTCTGTTCGCGACGAGGTTGAGCGGGAGGTCAATGCCGAGGGCCTGCGCGAGACGCGTGCCGCATTGAACCGCCAGGCGAAAGAGACGGAGCAGCAGATCAACGAAGCCGTTGATGTTGACGCCAAAACCCAGAAGTCGAGCACTGAAAAGGCCGCCGATGGGGACGCCCCGGCCAGTGACCAGGAGAATCGCCCGTGA
- the tatC gene encoding twin-arginine translocase subunit TatC, whose translation MSDQAADEGPQDEDRPLLTHLLELRNRLMRAAGVVLVLFLVLYPFREALYSALAGPLMAVLPEGTSMIATQVATPFLIPLKVSLVGAFFASIPYLLYQFWAFVAPGLYRHEKQLIWPLLISSILLFYLGMAFAYFVVFPLIFQFFAAATPEGVSMMTDIGEYLSFVMTLFFAFGASFEVPIATILLVRSGATTREALAAKRPYVIVAAFTIGMVLTPPDVISQVLLAVPVWLLFELGIFFSRWFKAPEPETDASDESNSDS comes from the coding sequence GTGAGCGATCAGGCCGCTGACGAGGGCCCTCAGGACGAAGACCGCCCACTCCTGACGCACCTGCTGGAGCTGCGCAATCGGCTGATGCGCGCGGCCGGTGTCGTGCTGGTGTTGTTCCTGGTGCTGTATCCATTTCGGGAAGCGCTCTACTCGGCGCTGGCAGGGCCGCTTATGGCCGTGCTCCCCGAAGGCACTTCCATGATCGCCACCCAGGTGGCGACGCCATTCCTGATTCCGCTCAAGGTCTCCCTGGTCGGGGCGTTTTTTGCCAGTATCCCGTATCTGCTCTATCAGTTCTGGGCCTTTGTGGCGCCGGGACTGTATCGCCATGAAAAGCAGCTGATCTGGCCGCTACTGATTTCGAGCATTTTGCTGTTCTACCTGGGAATGGCGTTCGCCTACTTTGTGGTCTTCCCGTTGATCTTTCAGTTCTTCGCGGCGGCGACGCCCGAGGGCGTGTCGATGATGACCGATATCGGCGAATACCTGTCGTTTGTCATGACGCTGTTCTTCGCGTTTGGGGCTTCCTTTGAAGTCCCAATTGCCACGATTCTGCTGGTCCGCTCGGGGGCCACGACGCGCGAAGCGCTGGCGGCCAAGCGGCCTTACGTCATCGTGGCCGCGTTTACCATCGGCATGGTGCTGACGCCGCCGGATGTGATCTCTCAGGTGCTACTGGCGGTGCCGGTGTGGCTGCTGTTCGAGCTGGGGATCTTCTTCTCGCGCTGGTTCAAGGCGCCGGAGCCCGAGACCGATGCGTCAGACGAGTCCAACTCCGACAGCTAA
- the tatA gene encoding twin-arginine translocase TatA/TatE family subunit: protein MGPGGISPWSLLLILVIVLLLFGTKKLRNVGTDLGGALKGFKSAMSDGEKQAKEAKDSLEQEDGESSTQNQHRESVDEKDTADKKSDGS from the coding sequence ATGGGTCCTGGTGGAATTAGTCCGTGGTCGCTGCTGCTGATCCTGGTTATCGTGTTGCTGTTGTTCGGCACGAAGAAGCTGCGCAACGTCGGCACCGATCTCGGCGGTGCGCTCAAGGGGTTTAAAAGCGCCATGAGTGATGGCGAGAAGCAGGCCAAAGAGGCCAAAGATAGCCTGGAGCAGGAAGACGGCGAGTCTTCTACGCAGAATCAGCACCGCGAGTCAGTGGACGAAAAGGACACGGCGGACAAGAAGAGCGACGGCTCCTGA
- a CDS encoding 2-oxoglutarate dehydrogenase E1 component — MSGAFEQSLSHSYLNGSNANFIEALYEQYLADPDAVDAHWRDYFRDLESMDPSRVRDVPHGPIREAFEQLGRSSTRGRAVLAGEGMDAMAAQKQAAVLRLINAYRVRGHQHADTDPLDLRERPTVSDLDPAFHGLTDADLETPFNTGSLFAPDRLTLREILEQVRAVYAGKVGSEYMHITDTAQKRWIQERLEKSKVTAQLSEAEKVSLLKRLTAAEGIEKYLNSKYVGQKRFSLEGGEATIPVLDEIVQRGGSQGVKELVLGMAHRGRLNVLINVMGKSPAELFAEFDGEHAPEHANAGDVKYHMGYSSDIQTEGGPLHLALAFNPSHLEIVNPVVEGSARARMYRHDDTVGETVLPVLIHGDAAMAGQGVVMETFQLSQARGFYTGGTVHLVINNQIGFTTSNPLDTRSTFYCTEVAKMVQAPIFHVNGDDPEAVLFVTQLAMDYRREFHSDVVIDLVCYRRHGHNEADEPSATQPMMYKKIKARPSVRKLYADQLAEEGVLESEQSKALEREYRDALDAEQVVAPGALEDQETDYAVDWSPYFDATWDMPVDTSLSVDRIRHLQEQLQRLPEGFDLNPRVATVMESRRKMAAGALDMDWGFAETIAYASLLEEGHRVRLTGQDSGRGTFFHRNSVLHNAADGSTHTPLKTIPEQPDDFVVIDSLLSEEAVLGFEYGYATADPETMVIWEAQFGDFANGAQVLIDQFIASGETKWGRLCGLTLYLPHGYEGQGPEHSSARIERFLQLCAEQNIQVCVPSTPAQFFHMIRRQMLRAWRKPLVVMTPKSLLRHKLSTSVLDDLSNGYFHNVIDDTEGVKASAVRRVVVCSGKVYYDLLEERRRQGRGDVALIRVEQLYPFPEAELSALLKRRYKTAREVVWCQEEPKNQGAWYQSYHHLTQCITREQKLTYAGREASASPAVGYGKVHHEQQRRLVADALGKVHG, encoded by the coding sequence ATGAGTGGTGCGTTCGAGCAGTCCCTCAGTCACTCCTACCTCAATGGCTCCAATGCGAATTTCATTGAGGCGCTCTACGAGCAGTATCTTGCCGATCCGGATGCCGTCGATGCCCACTGGCGGGATTACTTCCGTGATCTCGAATCCATGGATCCGTCGCGGGTTCGCGATGTGCCCCATGGGCCGATTCGTGAGGCCTTCGAACAGCTCGGGCGCAGTAGCACGCGCGGCCGCGCGGTGCTTGCCGGTGAGGGCATGGATGCGATGGCGGCCCAGAAGCAGGCGGCCGTCCTGCGGCTGATCAATGCCTACCGCGTGCGCGGGCATCAGCATGCGGACACCGACCCGCTCGACTTGCGCGAACGCCCGACCGTTTCCGATCTGGATCCGGCATTCCATGGCCTGACCGACGCCGATCTTGAGACGCCATTTAACACGGGTTCCTTGTTTGCGCCGGATCGCCTGACGCTGCGGGAGATTCTGGAGCAGGTGCGTGCGGTGTATGCCGGCAAGGTCGGCTCCGAGTACATGCACATCACTGATACCGCACAGAAGCGCTGGATTCAGGAGCGCCTCGAGAAATCGAAAGTGACCGCACAGCTCAGCGAGGCCGAGAAGGTTTCCCTGCTCAAGCGCCTCACCGCGGCGGAGGGCATCGAAAAATACCTCAACAGCAAATACGTCGGTCAGAAGCGCTTCTCGCTCGAAGGCGGTGAGGCCACCATTCCGGTCCTCGATGAAATCGTCCAGCGGGGCGGGTCACAGGGTGTCAAGGAATTGGTGCTCGGCATGGCTCACCGCGGTCGGCTGAACGTCTTGATTAACGTGATGGGCAAATCCCCGGCAGAGCTCTTTGCGGAATTCGATGGTGAGCATGCGCCCGAGCACGCGAACGCCGGTGATGTGAAATACCACATGGGCTACTCGTCGGATATTCAGACCGAGGGCGGTCCCCTGCATCTGGCACTCGCCTTCAACCCGTCGCATCTGGAGATTGTGAATCCGGTGGTCGAGGGTTCCGCCCGGGCGCGGATGTACCGTCATGACGACACGGTCGGCGAGACCGTACTGCCTGTGCTGATCCACGGTGACGCGGCCATGGCCGGTCAGGGTGTGGTGATGGAGACCTTTCAGCTCTCCCAGGCCCGCGGCTTTTACACCGGCGGCACCGTGCATCTGGTCATCAACAACCAGATCGGCTTTACCACCTCCAACCCGCTGGATACCCGCTCGACGTTCTACTGCACGGAAGTCGCCAAGATGGTGCAGGCGCCGATCTTCCACGTGAACGGCGATGACCCGGAGGCGGTGCTGTTTGTCACGCAGCTCGCCATGGATTACCGCCGCGAATTCCACTCGGATGTGGTGATCGATCTGGTTTGCTATCGCCGCCATGGCCATAACGAGGCGGACGAGCCCTCGGCCACGCAGCCGATGATGTACAAAAAGATCAAGGCGCGGCCGTCCGTGCGCAAGCTCTACGCCGATCAGCTGGCCGAGGAAGGCGTTCTCGAGAGCGAGCAGAGCAAAGCCCTTGAGCGCGAATACCGGGATGCCCTCGACGCCGAACAAGTGGTGGCCCCCGGTGCGCTTGAGGACCAGGAGACGGACTACGCCGTTGACTGGTCACCCTACTTCGACGCGACCTGGGATATGCCGGTGGATACCTCGCTATCCGTGGATCGCATTCGCCATCTTCAAGAGCAGCTCCAGCGCCTGCCGGAAGGGTTCGATCTGAACCCGCGGGTCGCCACGGTGATGGAGAGCCGGCGCAAGATGGCCGCGGGCGCCCTGGACATGGACTGGGGGTTTGCCGAGACCATCGCCTACGCGAGTCTGCTCGAGGAAGGCCATCGGGTTCGCCTGACCGGCCAGGACTCGGGGCGGGGTACCTTTTTCCACCGCAACTCCGTTCTTCATAACGCGGCAGACGGCTCCACACACACCCCGCTCAAGACCATTCCCGAGCAACCCGACGACTTTGTCGTGATCGACTCGCTCCTCTCCGAGGAAGCTGTGTTGGGCTTCGAATACGGGTATGCCACGGCCGACCCGGAGACCATGGTGATCTGGGAGGCTCAGTTCGGTGATTTTGCCAACGGCGCCCAGGTGCTCATTGATCAGTTTATTGCCTCTGGCGAGACCAAGTGGGGCCGGTTGTGCGGGCTCACGTTGTATCTGCCCCATGGCTATGAGGGGCAGGGTCCGGAGCATTCCTCAGCGCGCATCGAGCGCTTCCTGCAGCTGTGTGCCGAGCAGAATATTCAGGTCTGCGTGCCCTCGACGCCCGCGCAGTTCTTCCACATGATTCGCCGGCAGATGCTGCGGGCCTGGCGTAAGCCGCTCGTGGTGATGACGCCCAAGAGTCTGTTGCGGCACAAGCTCTCCACCTCGGTGCTGGATGACCTCTCCAACGGCTATTTCCATAACGTGATCGATGACACCGAAGGGGTGAAGGCGAGTGCCGTGCGCCGGGTGGTGGTGTGCAGCGGCAAGGTTTACTACGACCTGCTCGAGGAGCGCCGCCGTCAGGGCCGCGGTGACGTGGCGCTAATTCGGGTGGAGCAGCTGTATCCCTTCCCCGAGGCGGAGCTCTCCGCGCTGCTCAAGCGTCGCTACAAGACCGCGCGCGAGGTCGTCTGGTGCCAGGAAGAGCCCAAGAATCAGGGCGCGTGGTATCAGAGTTACCACCATCTCACCCAATGCATTACGCGTGAGCAGAAGCTCACCTATGCGGGCCGGGAGGCCTCTGCTTCACCGGCCGTGGGATATGGCAAAGTCCATCACGAGCAGCAGCGTCGCCTGGTGGCGGACGCGCTCGGCAAGGTTCACGGATAA
- a CDS encoding phosphoribosyl-ATP diphosphatase — translation MTDGTLTRLAEVLDARKAADPQDSYVAGLHAAGLDRILRKLGEECTETVVAAKNGASQDIVYETADLWFHSLVMLSHCGLGPAEVLGELERRFGLSGLEEKAARSGKDEGGQ, via the coding sequence ATGACTGACGGCACTCTCACTCGCCTCGCTGAAGTACTGGACGCCCGCAAGGCGGCGGATCCACAGGACTCCTACGTCGCCGGCCTGCACGCCGCGGGCCTGGACCGGATCCTGCGCAAGCTCGGTGAGGAGTGCACCGAGACGGTGGTGGCGGCCAAGAACGGCGCATCGCAGGATATCGTTTATGAAACCGCGGATCTGTGGTTCCATAGCCTCGTGATGCTGTCCCACTGTGGACTCGGTCCAGCAGAAGTGCTGGGCGAACTGGAACGACGCTTCGGGCTGTCAGGCCTGGAGGAAAAAGCGGCCCGCTCCGGCAAGGATGAGGGCGGCCAATAA
- the prpC gene encoding bifunctional 2-methylcitrate synthase/citrate synthase encodes MAENTAGLRGITAGETALCTVGQAGTGLTYRGYDIHDLAEKAAFEEVAYLLLYGHLPTAKELSAYRERLKGLRALPKALCEVLERIPADAHPMDVMRTGCSMLGNLETEADFSEQDWHIDRMLAAFPGIITYWYRFSHDGVRIDTDSDEDSTGGHFLHLLHGKTPDPMHVKVMQASLILYAEHEFNASTFTARTCASTLSDVHSCITGAIGTLRGPLHGGANEAAMAMIEDWQSPDEAERELLGMLERKEKVMGFGHAIYRKADPRNAIIKAWSRELAEQVGDTRLYPVSERVEAVMEREKGLFCNADFFHASAYHFMGIPTPLFTPIFVISRLTGWAAHVKEQRANNRIIRPSADYTGPELQAWVPIEERG; translated from the coding sequence ATGGCTGAGAATACCGCAGGACTGCGGGGAATCACCGCGGGCGAGACCGCCCTGTGCACGGTCGGGCAGGCGGGTACCGGTTTGACCTACCGGGGCTACGACATCCACGACCTGGCCGAGAAGGCGGCGTTCGAGGAAGTCGCCTATTTGCTCTTGTACGGGCATCTGCCGACCGCGAAAGAGCTGTCAGCCTACCGCGAGCGTCTGAAAGGGTTGCGGGCGTTGCCCAAGGCGCTGTGTGAGGTGCTCGAGCGCATCCCCGCAGACGCCCACCCGATGGATGTCATGCGCACGGGCTGCTCCATGCTCGGCAACCTCGAGACAGAGGCCGATTTCAGTGAACAGGACTGGCACATCGACCGCATGCTCGCCGCCTTCCCCGGCATCATCACGTACTGGTATCGCTTCAGCCATGACGGCGTTCGGATCGACACCGACAGTGACGAGGACAGCACCGGCGGGCATTTCCTGCACCTGTTGCACGGCAAGACGCCGGATCCGATGCATGTGAAAGTGATGCAGGCCTCGCTCATTCTCTATGCCGAGCACGAGTTCAACGCCTCCACGTTCACCGCGCGCACCTGTGCCTCGACCCTGTCGGATGTGCACTCCTGCATTACCGGCGCCATTGGCACGCTGCGCGGCCCGCTCCATGGCGGCGCCAATGAGGCCGCCATGGCCATGATCGAGGACTGGCAGAGCCCGGACGAGGCTGAGCGCGAGCTGCTCGGCATGCTCGAGCGCAAGGAAAAAGTCATGGGTTTTGGCCACGCGATTTACCGCAAGGCTGACCCCCGTAACGCGATCATCAAGGCCTGGTCGCGCGAGCTCGCTGAGCAGGTCGGTGACACCCGGCTCTACCCCGTCTCCGAACGGGTCGAGGCCGTGATGGAGCGCGAGAAGGGGCTTTTCTGCAACGCCGATTTCTTCCACGCCAGCGCCTATCATTTCATGGGCATTCCAACCCCGCTTTTCACGCCGATTTTCGTGATCTCCCGGCTCACCGGCTGGGCCGCGCACGT
- the odhB gene encoding 2-oxoglutarate dehydrogenase complex dihydrolipoyllysine-residue succinyltransferase, with protein MSTEVKVPALPESVSEATVVTWHKQAGESVERDENLVDLETDKVVLEVPAPEDGVLGEILKAEGETVTAGEVVAMLTEGGGAASSGASAPAAAAESAPASPPAEAAAPAADAAPAPASGELPPLSPAVRHLVDEHGLDARQIPATGRNGRILKEDVLRFMEQGGSAASTAPAPAAPAPASAPAGASAAPPSGAQAPAASAPAGDREERRVPMTRLRQRIAERLVEAQQTAAMLTTFNEVDMQPVMDLRARHKDQFQKTHDTKLGFMSFFVKAAVEALKRFPSVNASIDGTDILYHGYYDIGIAVSTERGLMVPVLRDADQRSFAEIEAAIADFGQRAQAGKIEIDELTGGTFTITNGGIFGSLVSTPILNPPQSGILGMHKIQERPVAENGQVVIKPLMYLAHSYDHRIIDGKEAVQFLVTIKDMLEDPARLLLEV; from the coding sequence ATGAGCACCGAAGTCAAGGTCCCCGCGCTGCCGGAATCGGTCAGCGAGGCAACGGTTGTCACCTGGCACAAGCAGGCGGGCGAGTCGGTGGAGCGCGACGAGAATCTCGTCGACCTCGAGACCGATAAGGTCGTGCTGGAAGTCCCCGCCCCCGAAGACGGCGTGCTCGGGGAGATCCTGAAAGCCGAGGGCGAGACGGTCACGGCCGGTGAAGTGGTAGCGATGCTGACCGAAGGCGGCGGCGCCGCCAGTAGCGGTGCCAGCGCGCCTGCTGCCGCCGCCGAGTCGGCGCCGGCCTCTCCGCCAGCTGAGGCCGCGGCGCCGGCTGCGGATGCTGCGCCAGCGCCAGCCAGTGGCGAGTTGCCGCCGCTCAGTCCGGCGGTCCGCCATCTCGTGGATGAACATGGCCTTGACGCCCGGCAGATCCCGGCGACGGGTCGTAACGGCCGGATCCTCAAAGAGGACGTGCTGCGGTTCATGGAGCAGGGTGGCAGCGCTGCATCAACCGCGCCGGCCCCCGCCGCGCCCGCGCCAGCGTCTGCACCGGCCGGCGCGTCAGCGGCGCCACCGTCCGGCGCTCAAGCGCCGGCGGCTTCGGCCCCCGCGGGCGATCGCGAGGAACGACGGGTCCCCATGACCCGTCTGCGCCAGCGAATTGCTGAGCGCCTGGTCGAGGCTCAGCAGACCGCGGCCATGCTCACCACCTTCAATGAAGTGGACATGCAGCCGGTGATGGATCTGCGCGCGCGTCACAAGGATCAGTTCCAGAAAACCCACGACACGAAGCTGGGCTTCATGTCGTTTTTCGTAAAAGCGGCCGTTGAGGCCCTTAAGCGCTTCCCGTCAGTGAATGCCTCCATCGACGGAACCGACATCCTCTACCACGGCTACTACGACATCGGCATTGCCGTTTCCACAGAACGCGGGTTGATGGTGCCGGTGCTGCGGGATGCGGATCAGCGGTCTTTCGCGGAAATCGAGGCCGCCATCGCCGATTTCGGTCAGCGGGCCCAGGCCGGCAAGATTGAGATCGATGAGCTCACCGGCGGCACGTTCACCATCACCAATGGCGGGATCTTCGGCTCGCTGGTCTCCACGCCCATACTCAATCCGCCGCAGAGCGGGATTCTGGGGATGCACAAGATCCAGGAACGCCCTGTTGCCGAGAACGGTCAGGTGGTCATCAAGCCACTGATGTATCTCGCGCACTCCTACGATCATCGGATTATCGATGGCAAGGAAGCCGTGCAGTTTCTGGTGACCATCAAGGACATGCTCGAAGACCCGGCACGCCTGCTGCTCGAGGTCTGA
- the lpdA gene encoding dihydrolipoyl dehydrogenase, which translates to MTDTYDVIVIGAGPAGYVGAIRCAQLGMSVAVIDEYKQKDGAPALGGTCLNVGCIPSKALLDSSEHFHRVHSELAGHGIKVEGASLDVPQMIKRKDKVVSDLTGGIKQLFKANNIEWLQGHGKLLADREVEFTPHKGKARKLSAGNVMLATGSRPIEIGAAPLDGDRIVDSAGAQDFREVPKRLAVIGAGVIGLEMGSVWNRLGSKVVLLEAQDTFLSPVDQQVARESRKLFEKQGLEIKLGCRVTEARKGKTISVHYEDEDGKQTLQVDKVIVSVGRRPHTDGLASEDANLLTDERGFVHVDDYCETNIPGVYAVGDVVRGPMLAHKGSEEGVMVAERIAGHAGHVNYETIPWVIYTDPEIAWVGRTEGQLKAAGIPHRSGTFSFAATGRAQAIDRKDGIVKVLAHAETDRILGVHMVGPQASELIAEATLAMEYEASAEDLARTIHAHPTLSEAVHEAALAVGKRAIHKAN; encoded by the coding sequence ATGACGGATACCTACGACGTCATTGTTATCGGGGCCGGTCCGGCCGGCTATGTCGGCGCCATTCGATGTGCCCAGCTCGGCATGAGCGTGGCCGTGATCGACGAGTACAAGCAAAAGGATGGCGCGCCCGCCCTGGGCGGCACCTGCTTGAACGTGGGGTGTATCCCCTCCAAGGCCTTGCTGGACTCCTCGGAGCATTTCCATCGCGTGCACTCGGAGCTCGCCGGCCACGGGATCAAGGTGGAAGGCGCCAGTCTCGACGTCCCGCAGATGATCAAGCGCAAGGACAAGGTCGTCTCCGATCTGACCGGGGGCATCAAGCAGCTGTTCAAGGCGAACAACATCGAGTGGCTCCAGGGCCACGGCAAGCTACTGGCCGACCGCGAAGTGGAGTTCACGCCCCACAAGGGCAAGGCGCGCAAGCTGTCAGCGGGCAACGTCATGCTGGCGACCGGCTCGCGCCCCATCGAGATTGGTGCGGCCCCGCTGGATGGTGATCGCATCGTCGATTCGGCCGGCGCCCAGGACTTTCGCGAGGTACCCAAGCGCCTGGCCGTGATTGGCGCAGGCGTCATTGGCCTGGAGATGGGCAGTGTCTGGAACCGGTTGGGATCCAAAGTGGTGCTGCTCGAGGCCCAGGATACGTTCCTGTCGCCGGTCGATCAGCAGGTTGCCCGCGAGTCACGCAAGCTCTTCGAGAAGCAGGGCCTGGAGATCAAGCTCGGCTGTCGGGTGACCGAGGCCCGCAAAGGCAAGACCATCAGCGTTCATTACGAAGACGAGGACGGCAAGCAGACTCTGCAGGTCGACAAGGTCATCGTCTCGGTGGGGCGCCGTCCCCATACCGATGGGCTGGCCTCGGAAGATGCCAATCTGCTCACCGACGAGCGCGGCTTCGTGCATGTGGATGATTACTGCGAGACCAACATCCCGGGCGTGTACGCCGTTGGCGACGTGGTCCGCGGGCCGATGCTGGCGCACAAGGGCTCCGAGGAAGGCGTCATGGTCGCCGAGCGGATCGCGGGCCATGCCGGTCACGTGAATTACGAGACCATTCCGTGGGTCATCTACACCGACCCGGAGATCGCCTGGGTCGGTCGCACCGAAGGCCAGCTGAAGGCGGCGGGCATTCCCCATCGCAGCGGCACATTCAGCTTTGCGGCGACCGGTCGGGCGCAGGCTATCGATCGCAAGGACGGCATCGTGAAGGTGCTCGCCCACGCCGAGACCGATCGTATTCTGGGGGTCCATATGGTGGGGCCACAGGCCAGTGAGCTCATTGCCGAGGCCACTCTGGCCATGGAGTACGAGGCGAGCGCTGAAGATCTGGCGCGCACCATTCACGCCCATCCGACGCTCTCGGAAGCGGTCCATGAGGCGGCGCTGGCCGTCGGCAAACGGGCGATCCACAAGGCAAACTGA